The proteins below come from a single Chitinophaga pinensis DSM 2588 genomic window:
- a CDS encoding lectin: MKISNRVLVAISLLFAISCTKKSLTEADTLSGTKNILANAQASPVGDVVGKITVGYQGWFACTGDGSPINAWWHWTQNWGQSPSATNNGIKSWPDVRDYSNTYTTAWPALNNGQPAKLFSSFSDQTVNTHFLWMQQHNIDVAALQRFNPNGQEGPVRDAITAKVKTAAETYGRKFYIMYDVSGWTNMQSEIKTDWTNKMSAYTSSTAYAYQNGKPVVCIWGFGFNDDNHPWSAAVCLEVINWFKSQGCYVIGGIPTHWRNETSDSRPGFLNTYKALNMISPWMVGRIGNVNDADNFYTNVNTPDQAYCNANGIDYQPCVLPGDLQERQRAHGDFMWRQFYNMVRVGCQGIYISMFDEYNEGNQIAKTAENISQIPAGSAFRTLDEDGTACSSDYYLRLTGDGGRMLKGQIALTAVRPTPTIPGGTVIPIGQTVTIKGFNNQYVCSEGNTQPMICNRAVAQSWEQFTVVDAGGGRVALRNQGNYVCSENGTQAVNCNRASVGPWEQFEWISNSDGTISFRGNNGAYLSAEDGMARMTCTKTTIGAAEKFKINQ, encoded by the coding sequence ATGAAAATCAGCAATCGTGTACTCGTAGCGATCAGTCTCCTCTTTGCTATCAGTTGTACCAAAAAAAGCCTCACTGAGGCTGACACTCTCTCCGGCACAAAGAATATATTGGCAAACGCCCAGGCATCTCCCGTAGGTGATGTGGTGGGGAAAATCACAGTCGGTTACCAGGGCTGGTTTGCCTGTACAGGAGATGGCTCTCCTATCAATGCCTGGTGGCACTGGACGCAGAACTGGGGCCAGTCGCCTTCTGCGACCAACAACGGTATCAAGTCCTGGCCTGATGTAAGGGATTACAGCAACACTTACACAACTGCCTGGCCTGCGCTGAACAACGGACAACCGGCAAAGCTGTTCTCTTCCTTCTCTGACCAGACGGTAAATACTCACTTCCTCTGGATGCAGCAGCATAACATCGACGTTGCCGCGTTACAGCGTTTCAATCCGAATGGACAGGAAGGTCCGGTAAGGGATGCCATCACTGCTAAAGTGAAAACGGCGGCAGAAACCTATGGCCGTAAGTTTTACATCATGTATGATGTTAGCGGCTGGACTAACATGCAGTCAGAGATCAAGACTGACTGGACCAACAAAATGTCCGCTTACACATCCTCAACAGCCTACGCTTATCAGAATGGTAAGCCGGTGGTATGTATCTGGGGTTTTGGCTTTAATGACGATAACCACCCCTGGTCAGCAGCTGTTTGTCTGGAGGTAATTAACTGGTTCAAAAGCCAGGGTTGTTATGTAATCGGAGGTATCCCTACTCACTGGCGGAATGAAACCAGCGATTCCAGACCCGGATTCCTGAACACCTACAAAGCGCTGAATATGATCTCGCCATGGATGGTGGGACGTATCGGTAATGTCAACGATGCGGATAATTTCTATACCAATGTCAATACGCCTGACCAGGCTTATTGTAATGCAAATGGTATTGATTATCAGCCATGCGTATTACCAGGCGATCTGCAGGAAAGACAACGCGCCCATGGCGACTTTATGTGGCGTCAGTTCTATAACATGGTCAGAGTGGGATGTCAGGGTATTTACATCTCCATGTTTGATGAATACAATGAAGGTAACCAGATTGCCAAGACAGCGGAGAATATCAGTCAGATACCGGCGGGTTCCGCTTTCCGTACATTGGATGAAGATGGTACGGCCTGTTCTTCGGATTATTACCTGCGCCTGACCGGTGATGGTGGTCGTATGCTGAAAGGACAGATTGCATTGACGGCTGTTCGTCCGACGCCGACTATTCCTGGTGGTACGGTGATCCCGATTGGTCAGACAGTGACCATTAAAGGCTTCAACAACCAGTATGTATGCAGTGAAGGCAATACACAGCCCATGATCTGTAACCGTGCCGTGGCACAGTCCTGGGAACAGTTTACCGTAGTGGATGCAGGTGGTGGCAGAGTTGCGCTGCGTAATCAGGGTAATTATGTCTGCTCAGAGAATGGTACGCAGGCGGTGAATTGTAACCGTGCGTCTGTTGGTCCATGGGAACAGTTTGAATGGATCAGTAACAGTGATGGTACAATTTCCTTCAGAGGTAACAACGGCGCTTATCTGTCGGCAGAAGACGGTATGGCCCGTATGACCTGCACCAAGACGACAATTGGTGCTGCAGAAAAGTTCAAAATCAACCAGTAA
- a CDS encoding class I SAM-dependent methyltransferase yields MDNRMLWNERYTKGLPALEIPDPFFVKMYEEHISKEFPNGGIALDLAAGTGRHTLFLSTDNWQVRAVDISDVAMERLAEKAAGRPVQTICTDLAEYAFPQAAFDLIVLYYHFDRALFAAVGKALKPGGLLISKQAVGKPVNPHTLQAYELLQLTEGLEQISYAERPVKERGVAEYLGRKPF; encoded by the coding sequence ATGGATAACAGAATGTTGTGGAATGAGCGATATACAAAAGGATTACCTGCCCTGGAAATACCAGACCCGTTTTTTGTAAAAATGTATGAGGAGCATATCAGCAAGGAATTCCCCAACGGAGGGATTGCCTTAGATCTGGCAGCAGGTACCGGCAGGCATACGCTGTTCTTGTCAACAGACAACTGGCAGGTCAGAGCAGTAGATATTTCAGATGTGGCCATGGAAAGACTGGCAGAGAAAGCGGCCGGTCGGCCGGTGCAGACAATCTGTACAGACCTGGCGGAATATGCTTTTCCCCAGGCAGCTTTCGACCTGATCGTACTGTATTATCATTTTGACCGGGCACTGTTTGCTGCTGTCGGCAAAGCCCTGAAACCCGGCGGATTACTCATCAGTAAACAGGCGGTAGGAAAACCAGTTAATCCACACACCTTACAGGCATATGAACTATTACAACTAACGGAAGGACTGGAACAAATCAGCTATGCGGAAAGACCTGTAAAGGAAAGGGGAGTAGCAGAATATTTGGGTCGTAAACCTTTTTAA